In the Pseudodesulfovibrio alkaliphilus genome, one interval contains:
- a CDS encoding anaerobic ribonucleoside-triphosphate reductase activating protein, with amino-acid sequence MRTSEPAGAWKYVRGFENLSLCDWPGRHCCILFLGGCNLRCPTCHNAVLAWDMHALPAVDPARIKTYLRDRAGWLDGVTITGGEPTATPYLAELLLEVRKCGLPVKLDTNGMRPDVVQELLELGLVDVFAVDVKGPYAAYPALTGHAVSEIAARANLERIFAMAEARPGAFYFRITRVPALTDGDIATARGYLPQNFTLTLQDYVPPKTHLPSRRKSEHAQPDHEERRPVGNVVN; translated from the coding sequence ATGAGGACGAGCGAGCCCGCAGGGGCCTGGAAATACGTGCGCGGTTTCGAGAACCTGAGCCTGTGCGACTGGCCCGGCCGCCACTGCTGCATCCTCTTTCTGGGCGGCTGCAACTTGCGCTGCCCCACCTGCCACAACGCCGTCCTCGCCTGGGACATGCACGCCCTGCCTGCCGTTGATCCGGCGCGGATCAAGACGTATCTGCGCGACAGGGCGGGGTGGCTGGACGGCGTGACCATCACTGGCGGCGAACCCACCGCGACACCCTATTTGGCCGAGCTGCTCCTTGAAGTTCGCAAATGCGGGCTGCCTGTCAAGCTCGACACCAACGGAATGCGGCCCGATGTGGTCCAGGAGCTGCTGGAGCTTGGGCTTGTGGATGTCTTTGCCGTGGATGTCAAAGGCCCCTACGCCGCCTACCCGGCCCTGACCGGCCACGCGGTTTCCGAAATCGCCGCCCGGGCCAACCTTGAACGAATCTTTGCCATGGCCGAGGCCAGGCCAGGGGCCTTCTACTTCCGCATCACCCGGGTGCCCGCCCTCACCGATGGCGACATCGCCACGGCCCGAGGCTACCTGCCCCAGAACTTCACGCTGACTCTACAGGATTATGTACCCCCAAAGACCCATTTGCCTTCAAGGAGGAAGTCGGAGCATGCCCAGCCAGATCATGAAGAGAGACGGCCGGTTGGAAACGTGGTCAACTGA